The sequence below is a genomic window from Lolium perenne isolate Kyuss_39 chromosome 4, Kyuss_2.0, whole genome shotgun sequence.
CAAAATTGACTAACGTTTGACTAATGGAAAATATCCTACACGATTCAAACAAACTGGAAACTAATAAATCGGACAGCAGATCAATCCGACGACCAAATAACGCGGAGGCGTCCGGAAATTTAACGCTACCTTGCTTGGTGCGTGATCATCCTTCACTGGTTTAGCTAGAGCACTCTCCGTTGAATATATCTTGTCCGTATCACCTGGAGTGACCTGGAGATATTCAGCTATCCTACTTGCAATGTACACCAGTTCAAAACCAAGCGTTCTTTCACATCCGAATTCAGCCACACCCTGTATCGTCTTTTTCGCCGTGTCAACAGGGAGCACCCACCCGTTGCGGTCGTCGTCCCGGTGGTCGATCTTTGTGAGGAAGTATACGACGCCGTCGTCCTTCAGGCTCAGGGTGGGCTGGCCTATGTGGAGCCTCTGCAACGTCGGCTGCGTCGTACCGGCATCGACCTTCAGTTCAGGCAGAGAATCACACAGGTCAGTGGAATCGAGCTTACAGTCCAGGTACCATGGCTCCGACAGCGAGTCGGTGATCTCCATGCTCCATAGTGCAGCTGACCATCCATCTGAGGTGAATCCGCCGTCATAGGTGGACGAACCAAGCACAACCCGGACCTGCAGATGGACGCACTTGATGAAACCATCTACGACGGCAATGTCCCGACAACATCTCGGAGGGCCCATATAGACACCCCTCTTCTCCACGAGAGGCGGCGGCAGCGGGACGTAGCGAAGTGCGCGCCGTCCCTCGGAGGCGAGCATGTCGCAGAAGAGTATGCCCTGCCAGAGATCGACCCAGCCCACGGTGCCATGCTTTCCCCCGATGTTGATGGTATTGGTAGTGCAAGGGTGAGAGTTGGCCGTCTCCTTGTCTATCGGGATGGTCTCGCAGCTCCAGGCCATGGTGTCCTTGTGAAGCAGAATGAGTTGGTATTGGTAAGAGTGCTGTGTGTGCGCGGGGCAGAGCGAGCCGATGGTGTAGCTGCAGTGAGCGCAGTCATGGTTgtcgcggtggcggtggcggttggGGCAGTGGCGCACGATGCTGGTGTGGTGGTCGAGGAGTTCATAGGGTCTGGGGTGCGGGAGCTCCGTGAGGGTTGGGCTCTGCCCCATGATGCCGGCGTGATAGATGAAGTATTCGCTGATGTCGGGGTCCAAGCTATCGCTTTCATCGCCAAGGGGCACGCGGAGGAGGGCGAGGCCGCcgtccgaggcgacgatttcgggCTGCACCGCGAAATGCGAGAGCTTCAAGCTGCCGCTGTAGTGGACGCAGAAGTAGGATACCAGCGGCGGGGCGGCGGAGCAGAAGGTGACATGGATGATCCCCTTGCCGCCCCTCATCTCGCAGGACGCGGTGGTGGCGTTGCGGCGTTCGGAGAAGTAAGCCTGGAGGTCAAGGAGCACGAAGCCGCTCCATGGATCGCCGTCTTGTCCATGAGCAGGCGGACACAGGGAGGCGGGCAAGATGACATCTTCATTCTCATATCTGATATCCTCCTCCTCCTGCATatcctcatcttcatcctcgGTCTGCATATGCTCATCTTCATCCGCCAAAGGCTCCTTCTTCTCACCGAGATCACTATCCGCCCAGAAATACTTCATTTTCCCTTAGATCCGTACTGGAGTACTGCTTTTTTGTTCTTTGTTGACTCGATGCCGCCGCTGGGTGTCGATCAATTTATGGAGGAAAAAGGAATCGGTGTTGGATATTAAGTCGGAATCGGGGAGGAAATAGATTTGCAGCCCAGATCGAACTGGATCCGGATCCGGTCACGTGTTGGGACCGAGTTTAGTTTTCTAGATAGAAAGAGGGCCGAATAAGTATTCGGCCTCCGTTTGCCGTCCCATTAGTAGGGGCAAATTCAATCATATTTAGACGAAGGCTGTTCATATTTAGGCGGTTTTTACATAGATAAAATGAAAACATAATTTAAAACATAAAAAGATGACGGCTAGCAGTCGAGGTGGGGTAGAAGAAGGTATAGTCCTCATCGCCGCTGATGTCGCCACCGTCAACCATCAGCTGGCCGCGGCACCGCTGCTGCTTCCCTGGTCGCCGTTGCCACTATGACTGTTGCCCTGGCCGGgatcgccgccgctgctgctcccctGCCAGCGTCTTCCTGTCGTCATCGTCGCCAAGGTCGACGACGAGGCCCAGCAATCGTGCGCCCTCCCGCTTCTGTCggcgcttgatgtctacgccccctccttttcctgtagacagtgttgggcctccaagagcagaggtttgtagaacagcagcaagtttttccttaagtggatcacccaaggtttatcgaactcagggaggaagaggtcaaagatatccctctcatgcaaccctgcaaccacaaagcgagaagtctcttgtgtccccaacacacctaataggtgtactagttcggcgaagagatagtgaaatacaggtggtatgaataagtatgagcagtagcaacggtgccagaaaatagcttgctggcgtgtagttgatggtggtggtattgcagcagtagtaacgcagtaaaacagtaaacaagcagcgatagcagtatttaggaacaaggcctagggattagactttcactagtggacactctcaacattgatcacataacagaatagataaatgcatactctacactcttgttggatgatgaacacattgcgtaggattacacgaatcctcaatgccggagttaacaagctccacaattcaatgttcatatttaaataaccttagagtgcatgaaagatcaattcgactaaaccaagtactagcatagcatgcacactgtcaccttcatgctatgtaggaggaataatacacatcaatactatcatagcaatagttaacttcataatctacaagagatcataatcatagcataaaccaagtactaacacagatgcacacactgtcaccattacaccgtgcaggaggaataaaactactttaataacatcactagagtagcacatagataaattgtgatacaaaatacattgcaatcataaagagatataaataagcacttcactatgccattcataacagtgaataagtattctgtgaaatatagcctaagagacccacacggtgcacacactgtcacctttacacacgtgggacaaggagtctccggagatcacatgagtaaaattcacttgactagcataatgacatctagattacaagcatcatcatatgaatctcaatcatgtaaggcagctctgttgtcgtccgaaacccaccggcgggcagcgacgggcaacaccgtagagccgggaacaacctagagctgcggctggctgaggtccctccgagcgacggcccgcaaagccttctggtcacacgtccgatgctgattgcaagggcatgccacctgacctatacctggtcaggaaggtgatggagatgcctcgcttagtttcctgcatggcatacacgtaaacattaaatacgagcctcgatcggctctcaggttatcctgtgaatcggctcaaggagccgatccacccatgattcgtacgaggtgcacgaatatatggtggtcctgcttgatcaagataaagctaatgagatctacgacgatttagggttttcaccgcataatcggatcatcctactcacggttgggcctcgcggccacgcacggtgatcgtaagccgatcctaaacaaggcctaaaaaccaacacgaggttgatccccggaacatcctgtttagggctagcgaacgacaccctacgtgccgctggatcctccacccctttgtaaggcctaactattgcagatattaaactaatccttgtagaacaaggagcaatcgtaacggatcagatctactaaataatgatcaagcggggtgccgcccctacacctaagataggtgtaagggcggctagacatgcaagggttgcactacgatagcatgttacgcgaagaactatgctaaccctaacacatctatgataactacgttgctcgccatcaacaaggcttcgatgacgagcaacgcatgaacaacgtggagcttgtgctgcctagatcgcaagatgcgatctaggcagcatgttgcttaccggtagaaaccctcgagacgaaggagttggcgatgcgccgagattgatttgtttggttgaacgttggttgttgtttatttcataaaccctagatacatatttatagtccgggggactttctaacgtgggaataatccccaccgtgcacgatacaaactctaacttttaatctaagatataatctaccataattaaagatacacgggcaatctagcccaaactcttcgtgcgaggccgcttcagagatctcccacgtgtaatcttccaagcccatctcccttacggcccacctcctgatttggccaaaatctggtgataacacatgcccccctggttttggcaatgataatttcaaaaccactctgtttttccttcgaagggtcatgtcgtggcagagcagacctggcgcagtattcttcatcatgatgacctgtctttcagcttctctgcaaaattcgatagctttggcatcacttcctcggaaactgcgatggcattaaatttccaccaggcttctcattatttaactgtgccgattgattagctctcttcatccccttcctctgttccagccatcggcaccaaaaaaccctcttctccctcagccatgtcttcttcttcctcctctttcgtctctctccaatcattctcttcaagcgagccggagtggaactccgatcacgcgccagagagcgacctgcctctgaccgatggggaagaggacctcaagttcctcatcgatggggagctgatgagcgaaagtgaagacgacctccatccttgggcgaaacccacctcccccgacgggaagggggaagaagtagaggaagaagaagaaaaagaggagggcggcccctcttcccccgctaagcttctgccggccaagcgattccgtgcttgggcggacagcgaagacgatgatgatgacgaggaggaagaggaggaggatgaatcctcctcctccatcgggtatccgccgaccaagcgcttccgctcctgggcggacagcgaggatgatgatgatgacgaggagggcgaggctccggccaagggctggggcagcagcgacgaggagcttcctgggagcagcgccgacgacatcgacggcggtgatgacgaggacagcgacgactagtagaataggactagtagtagcagtgcactaggcaccagatccctcttttgagagccatcggctctttcttgtaaagccgctcctttgaattaatgaaaattgttctttcaattcatctttcaattaatccaatttcactccttccgctagtcataccaagaccgatagcaacgtatcggattccttttcctttggacgcccgtgaagccggactcaaatgtcAATTTAGACCGTCAGTTAAGCACTTCTCAAaatcaggctgcgatttgatacctgaccataattttccgcaatccc
It includes:
- the LOC127346725 gene encoding uncharacterized protein, giving the protein MKYFWADSDLGEKKEPLADEDEHMQTEDEDEDMQEEEDIRYENEDVILPASLCPPAHGQDGDPWSGFVLLDLQAYFSERRNATTASCEMRGGKGIIHVTFCSAAPPLVSYFCVHYSGSLKLSHFAVQPEIVASDGGLALLRVPLGDESDSLDPDISEYFIYHAGIMGQSPTLTELPHPRPYELLDHHTSIVRHCPNRHRHRDNHDCAHCSYTIGSLCPAHTQHSYQYQLILLHKDTMAWSCETIPIDKETANSHPCTTNTINIGGKHGTVGWVDLWQGILFCDMLASEGRRALRYVPLPPPLVEKRGVYMGPPRCCRDIAVVDGFIKCVHLQVRVVLGSSTYDGGFTSDGWSAALWSMEITDSLSEPWYLDCKLDSTDLCDSLPELKVDAGTTQPTLQRLHIGQPTLSLKDDGVVYFLTKIDHRDDDRNGWVLPVDTAKKTIQGVAEFGCERTLGFELVYIASRIAEYLQVTPGDTDKIYSTESALAKPVKDDHAPSKDIFH